Part of the Clostridium taeniosporum genome is shown below.
AAGAGTATTAGTTGCAGCAAGTGTTAATACTGATATAGTTAAAGCAGCGCCCCCCATATTTATAGTTGCTCCAAGTGGTATAGAAATTGAATATGTATCTTCGTTTAGTCCAAGCTCCTTACATAATGCCATATTTACAGGTATATTAGCAGCTGAACTACGAGTGAAAAATGCTGTAATACCACTATTTTTTAAACATTTAATAACAAGTGGATATGGATTTTTATGTATTAATATAAAAGTTATTATTGGATTTATCACTAAAGCAAAAAATGCCATACACCCAACTAATACCAATATCAATTGTCCATATTTAATTAATGATTCTACCCCTTGCTTAGATATACTATCAAATACAAGACCCATTATTCCAAATGGTGCTAGGTTGATTATCCATCTTACTACTTGTGATATAGCATCTGAAAGATTTGCTATAACTTTTTTAGATCCTTCATTAGCATTTTTTAGAGCAAGACCTAAAATTACTGCCCAAAATAATATTCCTATATAATTAGCATTAGAAAGTGCACTAACTGGATTAGATACTATATTCATTAATAAATTATTTAATACTTCTCCTACCCCACTTGGTGGTTTTAAGTTGTCTACACTTGTGGTAAAAACTAATTTAACTGGGAATAGAAAACTACCAATAACTCCAACTACTCCTGCTGAAAGTGTTCCTAAAAGATACAATAATATGACTGACTTCATATTAGTCTTTTTACCTTCTTTATACTGAGAAAGTGCAGCTATTACTAAGAAAAATACTAATATTGGAGCTATGGCTTTTAATGCACCTACAAATAATGACCCAAAGATCGATATTGGTGCTCCTAAATCTGGAATTGTTAATGCAAATATTATACCTAATATTAGACCGAATATGATTCTTTTAATTAAACTTATATTATTCCATTTCTCTATTAATTTTTTCATTTTGCCCCCCCTATCTTTATCTTAATGTTAAAAAATATAATAAAATAATATCATAATAATGTTTTTTTCACAATAAAAATAATATTATTTGAATTTTTCCCACTTCTTAATTAATCATATTAATTTCATCCAAAAATAATCACTCTGTAAAAGCCACTAATACTAAATCTAATATTTGGTATTAGTAGTTTTTGTTCTAAGACTCAGCTTAATGCTACAAACACTAACTTTTTCTCACCTATATTATATGAAATTTTATAAAAAATAATACTGATAATAGTATTAATAAGAATTCACAAAATACTACTAAAGAAATTAATAATAAAACAGAAAAATCAGTAAAAAAATAATAGTACCCCAAAAACAAAACAAAATACCAAACAAATATATAAGAATAAATTAGATATTATTAAATTAGTGACGAAAGATCTAGATGAAATAGATGTTCATAGTAGTAATGGTGAGATGGTCTCAGCAGCAGGTAAAAGAGATAAAAAACAGGGTTATGCTTTAAATGAAATATATGGGATATTAAAAGAGCAACTATCAACTGATGATATGAATAAATTAAAAAATTAAGAAATTAAGTGGATATCATATAGAGATGATAAAGCTAAAAAGGACTCATTACATTATAAATGAGGAAGATTATATCAATATTTATATGAAAAATCTTTAGCAGAAACAACTAAGAAAAGATATTATGAATTAATAGAAAAATATATTAAATAAAGTTGAGACAGTAGATATTTTTGTGTAAATGCAAAGGTTTCTACTGTCTTATTAATAATCTCTAAAAACAGTAATTTTATTTACATGAAACTTCTTCAGTATTCCTGTGCTTGAATCGTAATATTTTACATAATAAAATGTTATTAAGTGATCTTTAACTTTTTAAGAATTCCTTTCATAAACCCACTAAATATTATCATCATTAAACCTATTAATTTTAACTTTCTATTAAAACCGTCTATAGCTTCAAAAGCAAAAAATATTGCAATAATAATGGATGATGTATTTAATATTTGCGCTATTTTCTTTATCTTCTTATTATTACTTTTTTTATTTATAATTATAAGAAAAATGGTAAAAATTTGAATAATAAAGTATAACACTCCAAATATTTGAAAATGCGTTTTTGTATCATAAGAAATCATCATAATTTCTCTCTCCTTAAAAAATAAACAGTTATTAAAATACTATTAAATTAAAATAGCATAAAACCAGTTATTAACGAATTCTATTATAATTTAGTTTAAAAAATTTAATACTAAATTTCTAAACTCTTTTTTATTGCTAAACATAGCAGGATGATTTCCATTCTTAAAAATAATTAATTTAGAATTTTCTATTTTTAAATTAATGCTTTTTAATATACTTTCAATATTAGGTATTAAATCATCTTTCAAGCTTCCTGTAATCAAAGTATCATTTTTTATATTACTAAGATTACAATCAAAAAAATTACCTCTATTACTTGAAAAGTTTATAATTAAATTTGTATTTTGATCAATAACATTTTTCCAATCAAAGCCATGCATCATAAACCAAAATAACTTTGAACTTAACTTACTTTTTGCTATTTTTCTATCATATAAAATTTTTTTAGCGAACTCATAAGATAAATTTTCTCCCATAAAACTATCCACAATTATTTTATTGAATAAAGCTGGTTCTTCTAATACAGCATTTAAAGCAATAATAGCCCCACCACTTGTACCTAATAAATTAACATCGCTAATACCTATATATTTACATAATTCAATAACTAACATAGCATTAAAATTCCAATAATTTAATGGTAAGTCATTTACTCTTTGAGATTTTCCCTGACCTACTAAATCCAGCAAAATTACTTTAAAGTTTTTAGAATAGAATTTTAATTCTGGTATAAACATTTTTGAGGAAGCTGTATCCCCATGTATGATAACTAATGGTTTTCCTTCACCATATACTTTGTAATAAATATTAAAATTTTTGTATTTAAAATAAGACATTTTTTACCTCCACGTAATAAACATTATAATTTTTCTACATAGTCTACACGGGAGAATTAGTAATTACTCTTACATATAGACTATTAAAGTCTATTAAAAATTCCCATACTTTTCACTCCTTAATTATATTAGTTAACTGCTACTGATATGATTTTCTTCATTTTTCATAAATTTAGGAAAATCCTTCATATTTAGTACCTACATATTCTTATTATATTAATAACTCTTGCAAGGAAATTATAACATATTTTATAAATTTATTTTATCTCCTACATTAATATCTTTAATTAAAATCTCCTTTCTTAGTATTGTGTAACTGTTCGTTTAACATTTTAAAAACATCATTTATTAATACATCAAATGATTTACATTAAATTCAAAGATATTGGATAAAATATCTTTGAGGTGATTTAAGT
Proteins encoded:
- a CDS encoding alpha/beta fold hydrolase, which produces MSYFKYKNFNIYYKVYGEGKPLVIIHGDTASSKMFIPELKFYSKNFKVILLDLVGQGKSQRVNDLPLNYWNFNAMLVIELCKYIGISDVNLLGTSGGAIIALNAVLEEPALFNKIIVDSFMGENLSYEFAKKILYDRKIAKSKLSSKLFWFMMHGFDWKNVIDQNTNLIINFSSNRGNFFDCNLSNIKNDTLITGSLKDDLIPNIESILKSINLKIENSKLIIFKNGNHPAMFSNKKEFRNLVLNFLN
- the sstT gene encoding serine/threonine transporter SstT codes for the protein MKKLIEKWNNISLIKRIIFGLILGIIFALTIPDLGAPISIFGSLFVGALKAIAPILVFFLVIAALSQYKEGKKTNMKSVILLYLLGTLSAGVVGVIGSFLFPVKLVFTTSVDNLKPPSGVGEVLNNLLMNIVSNPVSALSNANYIGILFWAVILGLALKNANEGSKKVIANLSDAISQVVRWIINLAPFGIMGLVFDSISKQGVESLIKYGQLILVLVGCMAFFALVINPIITFILIHKNPYPLVIKCLKNSGITAFFTRSSAANIPVNMALCKELGLNEDTYSISIPLGATINMGGAALTISVLTLAATNTLGITVDIGTAIILVLLAAVSACGTSGVAGGSLLLVPLACSLFGIPNDIAMQVVGVGFIIGVIQDSCETALNSSTDVLYTAVAEFAQRRKLKP